One window from the genome of Cryptomeria japonica chromosome 6, Sugi_1.0, whole genome shotgun sequence encodes:
- the LOC131876694 gene encoding uncharacterized protein LOC131876694, which translates to MPNQSPILLLAPTGVATFNISASTIHSKLKIPIKDFSELEGTRLTHFQEEMSHIKYILIDEMSFIGEKLLENIDCRLRQAFPENCNLNFGGISMILVGDLNQLPPIRDKAAYDSNRQEKLFVATKSGNLSAMEGSLQDELDMELLISKNARVMLTTNLWIEAGLVNGALGYVENIVYKTGSMPPEPPTYVMVKFDTYSRISFNAQNPKIVPISATHRGSTTQIPLRLAWAMTIHKSQGLTLEKATIDIGPTERT; encoded by the exons ATGCCTAATCAATCTCCCATTCTACTGCTTGCACCAACCGGAGTTGCAACATTCAACATAAGCGCATCCACAATTCATTCGAAGTTGAAAATTCCAATAAAAGATTTTAGtgaactagaaggaacaagattaaCACATTTTCAAGAAGAAATGTCTCATATCAAATAcatattgattgatgaaatgagcttcatcgGAGAGAAATTGTTGGAGAACATAGATTGTAGACTTCGTCAAGCATTCCCAGAAAATTGTAATCTCAACTTTGGAG GTATTTCTATGATTTTAGTTGGAGATTTAAATCAGTTGCCTCCGATTAGAGACAAAGCAGCATATGATAGCAACAGACAAGAAAAACTATT TGTTGCAACAAAATCTGGAAATCTTAGTGCAATGGAAGGAAGTTTGCAGGATGAACTTGATATGGAATTGTTGATCTCGAAGAATGCAAGAGTAATGTTAACTACTAATCTATGGATAGAAGCGGGTCTTGTAAATGGAgctttaggatatgttgaaaacatTGTATACAAAACTGGAAGTATGCCACCAGAACCACCAACGTATGTAATGGTTAAGTTTGATACTTACTCTAGAATATCATTCAATGCTCAAAACCCAAAAATAGTTCCTATTAGTGCAACACATAGAGGATCTACGACCCAGATACCATTGAGATTGGCTTGGGCAATGACAATACATAAATCACAAGGTCTAACACTTGAAAAGGCAACAATTGATATAGGCCCAACTGAAAGAACATGA